Within Vannielia litorea, the genomic segment GGCGCGCGAGCGCTATTTCCTCATGTCGATGGACCTCAGCAAACTCCCCAAGGCATGACCCTGCACCTGCCCCTCACCCAAAGCTACGCCACCCTCGGCCCGCGCTTCTATCACGCCCAGCAGGCGCAGCCGGTAAAGGCGCCCGAGCTGCTTCTGCTGAACGAAGGCCTCGCCCGTGACCTCGGGCTCGACCCCGAAGGGCTGAAGTCTGCCGATGGCGTGGCGCTGCTCTCGGGCAACGCTCCCCCGCCGCAGCACAGCCCCATCGCGCAGGTCTACGCCGGACACCAGTTCGGGGGCTGGTCCCCGCAACTGGGCGACGGTCGCGCCCTGCTGTTGGGCGAGATCGAAACACCCCGCGGCACATTCGACGTGCAGCTCAAGGGCTCGGGCCGCACCCCCTACTCCCGCAACGGGGATGGCCGCGCCTGGCTCGGGCCGGTGCTGCGCGAGTTCATCGTGTCCGAAGCGATGCACGCCCTGGGCGTGCCCACCACCCGGGCGCTGGCCGCCGTGGCAACCGGCGAGATGGTTCAGCGCGAACGCGCCTACCCCGGCGCCATCCTCACCCGCGTCGCCGCCTCCCACATCCGCGTCGGCACCTTTCAGTACTTCGCCGCCCGCGGCGACACCGAGGCCCTCGAGGCGCTCACGGCCTATGCCATTCGCCGCCACTACCCGGAGGCGGGCGGGCCGATGGAATTTCTCTCCGCGGTGGTCGAAGCGCAGGCGCGCCTCATCGCCCAATGGATGTCGCTCGGTTTCATC encodes:
- a CDS encoding protein adenylyltransferase SelO, whose translation is MTLHLPLTQSYATLGPRFYHAQQAQPVKAPELLLLNEGLARDLGLDPEGLKSADGVALLSGNAPPPQHSPIAQVYAGHQFGGWSPQLGDGRALLLGEIETPRGTFDVQLKGSGRTPYSRNGDGRAWLGPVLREFIVSEAMHALGVPTTRALAAVATGEMVQRERAYPGAILTRVAASHIRVGTFQYFAARGDTEALEALTAYAIRRHYPEAGGPMEFLSAVVEAQARLIAQWMSLGFIHGVMNTDNMAISGQTIDYGPCAFIDTYHPQTVYSSIDRMGRYAYDRQAQIGGWNLAQLASALLPIMGGEEAIPEATERVNVFRDSYQQAYLARFGAKLGLADPTADDLPLITELLEIMTAEAADFTNSFRALTEGYNPLPDSLAFAAWHGKWQARAPAREIMATANPAIIPRNHRIEEAIQAAVAGSLAPATRLIEALAHPHDPPEGTEDLRLPPEPHEVVAATFCGT